One part of the Vitis riparia cultivar Riparia Gloire de Montpellier isolate 1030 chromosome 8, EGFV_Vit.rip_1.0, whole genome shotgun sequence genome encodes these proteins:
- the LOC117921119 gene encoding vacuolar protein sorting-associated protein 55 homolog, translating into MFSSSILLQILACALYNNWWPMLSALMYILVPMPCLFFGGGSTQFLTSRDGGGWIDAAKFLTGASAVGSVAIPIILRHADLIGNGAMWIEFFSFLVFVCTVMCFHHANLEDEW; encoded by the exons ATGTTTTCATCCAGTATCCTGCTGCAGATCCTG GCTTGTGCACTATACAACAACTGGTGGCCAATGTTATCAG CTCTCATGTATATACTGGTGCCTATGCCTTGTTTGTTCTTTGGGGGTGGTTCCACTCAATTCTTAACCAGCCGAGATGGTGGGGG CTGGATAGATGCGGCTAAGTTCTTAACAGGGGCATCAGCAGTGGGGAGCGTAGCCATTCCTATTATCCTTAGGCATGCTGATCTGATAGGGAATGGAGCTATGTGGATTGAGTTCTTCTCCTTCCTCGTATTTGTCTGCACTGTCATGTGTTTTCATCATGCTAACCTTGAAGATGAATGGTGA
- the LOC117920040 gene encoding NAC domain-containing protein 90-like, whose product MEDMPPGFRFFPTEEELVSFYLHYKLEGRRHDLDRMMGRVIPVVDIYDHNPWDLPQISGDLCHGDHEWFFFIPRQEREARGGRPNRLTTSGYWKATGSPGHVYSSGQNSRIIGGKRTMVYYEGRAPHGRKTEWKMNEYKAIDGEAATSNTANPPLRQEFSLCRVYMKTKCLRAFDRRPSGALGREAASGRARGDEAAATSRHQNPQMVERTSSPESSSSSGDHANPSQTGESSNWEMSADNPPLWEWEQLNWF is encoded by the exons ATGGAGGATATGCCCCCAGGGTTTCGCTTCTTCCCAACGGAAGAAGAGCTGGTTTCATTCTATTTGCACTACAAGCTTGAAGGAAGGAGACATGACTTGGACCGGATGATGGGTCGGGTTATTCCGGTTGTGGATATCTATGATCACAATCCCTGGGATCTTCCAC AGATTTCGGGAGATTTGTGTCATGGAGATCATGAATGGTTCTTCTTCATTCCAAGACAGGAGAGAGAAGCCCGTGGAGGAAGACCCAATCGACTCACAACTTCTGGATACTGGAAAGCTACTGGATCTCCTGGCCATGTTTACTCATCTGGCCAAAACAGTCGCATAATTGGCGGAAAGAGAACCATGGTTTACTATGAAGGAAGGGCTCCCCACGGAAGAAAAACTGAATGGAAGATGAACGAGTATAAAGCCATTGATGGGGAAGCTGCCACTTCAAACACTGCAAATCCACCG TTACGACAAGAGTTCAGTCTGTGCCGAGTGTACATGAAAACCAAGTGCTTGCGAGCATTTGACAGACGGCCTTCGGGAGCATTGGGTCGCGAAGCAGCTTCTGGGCGAGCTCGTGGGGATGAAGCAGCAGCAACGTCTCGCCATCAGAACCCTCAAATGGTGGAGAGAACAAGCTCGCCTGAGAGCTCATCCTCATCAGGAGACCATGCCAATCCCTCTCAAACTGGGGAGAGCAGCAACTGGGAAATGAGCGCTGATAATCCACCTCTCTGGGAATGGGAACAACTGAATTGGTTCTAA
- the LOC117920848 gene encoding uncharacterized protein LOC117920848, whose translation METKRFSNSSYRRSTTARLLGVPSGQSGPSTGDSSFSGGDFSEDDVFWTSDLVEPNHLPNNPFGAGKSNDHFRTPESHGILATLPDSDQNMIIETPPMLNRKTSFPSSIRAVPAIPKPPHISLENKHSQSLPVRRFHQSAPMTIPVLSKARSSSLAQADDDDEEAEDEMLPPHEIVARGSRRSPKTTSSVLEGVGRTLKGRDLRQVRNAVWRKTGFLD comes from the coding sequence ATGGAAACCAAGCGGTTCAGCAACTCCAGTTACCGCCGATCAACTACCGCGCGCCTCCTCGGAGTACCCTCTGGCCAGTCCGGCCCTTCCACCGGCGATTCGTCCTTCTCCGGTGGTGATTTCAGTGAGGACGACGTATTTTGGACGAGCGACTTGGTCGAACCGAACCACCTACCAAATAACCCTTTCGGCGCTGGCAAGTCCAACGACCATTTTCGGACACCGGAAAGTCATGGTATCCTTGCTACTTTACCGGATTCCGACCAGAACATGATTATCGAAACCCCTCCGATGCTGAACCGGAAAACTTCGTTTCCATCATCGATTAGAGCGGTTCCTGCGATACCTAAGCCCCCGCATATTTCTCTAGAAAACAAGCACTCTCAGTCCCTACCAGTTAGAAGGTTTCATCAATCAGCTCCGATGACCATCCCAGTCCTATCCAAGGCAAGGAGCAGTTCTCTTGCCCAAGCAGACGACGACGACGAGGAGGCAGAAGATGAGATGTTGCCACCGCATGAGATCGTGGCACGAGGCTCTCGTCGATCGCCGAAGACGACGTCTTCCGTGCTGGAAGGCGTTGGAAGGACATTGAAGGGGAGAGATCTGCGTCAGGTTCGAAACGCTGTATGGCGCAAAACAGGTTTTCTTGATTGA
- the LOC117920180 gene encoding sorting nexin 1, with protein MISTQRSGSGSSQSPRSPSAQPFLSVSVTDPVKLGNGVQAYISYRVITKTNLPEYQGQEKIVIRRYSDFVWLRDRLFEKYKGIFVPPLPEKSAVEKFRFSAEFIEMRRQALDIFVNRIASHHELQQSEDLRTFLQADEETMERARSQETGIFKKKPADLMQIFKDVQSRVSDVVLGKEKPVEESNPEYEKMKHYIFELENHLAEAQKHAYRLVKRHRELGQSLSDFGKAVKILGACEGNGLGKAFSELGTKSEMISIKLQKEAHHLLMNFEEPLKDYVRAVQSIKATIAERANAFRLQCELAETIKLKEINLDKLMLTRSDRVGEAEIEYKELKAESEEATKRFETIVRLMNEEIVRFQEQKTLDMGLAFHEFAKGQARLANGIADAWRSLIPKLESCSPA; from the exons ATGATTAGTACG CAGCGAAGCGGATCAGGGTCTTCGCAAAGCCCTAGATCTCCAAGTGCACAACCATTTTTATCGGTTTCAGTCACAGATCCTGTAAAATTGGGCAATGGCGTCCAGGCTTACATCTCCTATCGCGTCATCACCAAG ACAAATTTACCTGAGTACCAAGGTCAAGAGAAGATTGTTATTCGACGTTACAGTGATTTTGTTTGGTTACGTGACCGTCTCTTTGAGAAGTACAAAGGCATTTTTGTTCCCCCTCTTCCAGAGAAGAGTGCTGTAG AGAAGTTTCGTTTCAGTGCTGAATTTATTGAGATGAGGCGTCAAGCATTGGATATATTTGTTAACAGGATAGCATCGCATCATGAGCTTCAGCAAAGTGAGGACCTAAGAACCTTTTTGCAGGCAGATGAAGAG ACGATGGAGAGAGCAAGGTCTCAAGAGACTGGTATTTTTAAGAAGAAGCCAGCTGATTTGATGCAAATTTTTAAG GATGTGCAATCTAGAGTAAGTGATGTTGTCCTCGGTAAGGAGAAGCCAGTGGAAGAATCAAATCCTGAATATGAGAAGATGAAACATTACATCTTTGAGCTTGAAAACCACTTGGCTGAAGCTCAGAAGCATGCATATCGCCTGGTAAAGAGACACAGAG AGTTGGGGCAATCTCTGTCAGATTTTGGGAAGGCTGTCAAAATCCTTGGTGCTTGTGAAGGAAATGGCCTAGGGAAGGCATTTTCTGAGCTAGGGACTAAGTCGGAGATGATATCAATTAAGCTGCAAAAGGAG GCCCACCACCTGTTGATGAATTTTGAAGAACCTTTGAAGGATTATGTTCGAGCTGTGCAGTCCATTAAG GCCACAATAGCAGAGAGAGCCAATGCCTTCAGGCTACAGTGCGAGCTAGCTGAAACAATCAAGCTGAAGGAGATAAATCT TGACAAGCTCATGCTAACACGATCTGATAGGGTGGGAGAAGCAGAAATTGAATATAAGGAG TTGAAAGCCGAGAGTGAGGAAGCAACCAAAAGATTTGAGACCATTGTGAGGTTAATGAATGAAGAAATTGTgcgttttcaagaacagaaaacactGGATATGGGCCTTGCTTTCCATGAATTTGCAAAGGGACAGGCTCGTCTGGCAAATGGCATTGCAGATGCCTGGCGAAGTCTTATTCCCAAACTTGAATCTTGCTCTCCCGCATGA
- the LOC117920181 gene encoding uncharacterized protein LOC117920181: protein MATAVRLIFHPTRAASHVHLSLPHSLSHTLVFINGNKTRSSKLTEIASHRHLMPVPKASPESGSIVPGEEEGVSLGTMKLPSDTDIPRFETLLFQWANSLCQGANLPLPVPLKVDRIQGGARLGFITIGDGKTEVLVYIDCLVFPATDGSGPTFRAIRNGPLKDLSPPGEPRIMRSLLQALKKSVEIARV from the exons ATGGCCACTGCGGTAAGGCTAATATTCCATCCGACACGTGCAGCTTCCCACGTGCATCTCTCTCTACCTCACTCACTCTCCCATACACTGGTGTTCATCAATGGGAACAAAACCCGGTCGTCCAAGCTCACTGAAATTGCCTCCCACCGGCACCTCATGCCTGTTCCAAAAGCATCACCGGAAAGTGGGAGCATTGTGCCAGGGGAGGAGGAGGGAGTCTCCCTTGGAACCATGAAACTGCCTTCCGATACCGATATTCCCAGATTCGAAACCTTGCTTTTCCAG TGGGCAAACAGTCTTTGCCAAGGAGCTAATCTGCCGCTTCCTGTGCCTCTCAAG GTGGACAGAATACAAGGTGGAGCTAGATTGGGCTTCATTACAATTGGAGATGGGAAGACTGAAGTACTAGTTTACATAGATTGCTTGGTTTTTCCTGCAACCGATGGGTCCGGTCCAACTTTTCGAGCTATAAGGAATGGACCCTTGAAAGATCTGTCCCCTCCTGGTGAACCTAGAATCATGAGGAGTCTCCTGCAAGCCCTCAAAAAGTCAGTTGAAATTGCGAGAGTTTGA
- the LOC117920179 gene encoding uncharacterized protein LOC117920179 — protein sequence MEKAAEVVVRFGNEEEDGYDAVVVGSGYGGSVAACRMSMAGIKVCLVEKGRRWEAKDFPTNSLKIISDARIEKKSLGISFGPKDALFQVYEQDDSLAAVACGLGGGSLVNAGVMIPTPMRARRNSKWPKEWEEDREICEASASAMLRIQSIPVKFPIAKTMEEIAEREIEESFQRPMKLSMNFSHEEQQLDSMKPKQMGSCLACGNCLSGCPYNAKNSTDKNYIDLAVQAGCTVKTGCQVWFVVKNLDDIGKEEGRISRKTRRRWLVFFNETEYVPSDFVILSAGVFGTTEILFQSQMRGLKLSERLGSGFSCNGNTVAYVAGSPAPLGAYGLDSEQLSKISFQERPGPAISSSYTSSLGFTIQGAVLPKAFPYLLFKGITTYGWPPGYWLLHGIIDKIKHILGLKYSQAMVLNAMGYDESDGKITIEKETNKICFSPPHDPLLPRKIKAFQKLTRKLGGVLFMSRYRSTSVHLLGGCNASSHPSDGVCNPNGQVFDPKFPTSVHSGLYVCDASLIPCSVGVNPCLTIATAAEHVSNHLVQDVLKYKTRKDIEFLGKTVERKPSLIPHWKLDSIMEPTVVIKETMRGYVGGMPCSAHLKMKMNCWNQNGFNEPCQVLGESHPLLRGKVGGYVVFRSVEKDKLHVIDGDVDMCGVDYRTPYTQYMCYRLLLSGSSGSRYILEGRKVMNPYLFALYAWTESMTMHVTFKKVAKNSSTDQMMILRGELCISTTELLKSLISLEGNRKGKFICLFLQSLFRTYITQVPRGNHEDFPMSHLYQRPYPDSTLHDIKTGDGFIISCRQWKCGQNPWVPEEERKRNPVLLVNGHSTESYYLPTEPNDLIRTLLEEGHETWLLQTRLHPLNPSNNFTIEDIGRFDIPAAIGKILELHGLSAKIHLVAHCVGGLAIHIALMGGHVTANHLASLSCTNSSMFFKLTVSSRVKMYLPLIPISMMILGKNKILPIFKTMKATPRQQLLKSIAQFIPRCERCTCDECEVFSGIFGNTFWHENVSPSMHHWLNKVSLPRLPMAAFPHLRKICNNGFIMDSNGKNSYLTHPERMALPTLYISGGKSLLVTPQTSFLANKYMMLHQPGFRHERVVVEGFGHSDLLIGEESYKKVFPHILSHMRLAEDGRRNGGVSAEGLKCSKEALDWGDDPSYEAGCEGFWTWVSPSVNVWLFLALTVLLLSFYI from the exons ATGGAGAAAgcagcagaggtagtagtaagaTTTGGCAACGAGGAAGAAGATGGTTATGATGCAGTTGTGGTGGGGTCTGGATATGGTGGTTCAGTAGCTGCTTGTCGGATGTCAATGGCAGGAATTAAAGTGTGCTTGGTTGAGAAAGGCCGGAGATGGGAAGCTAAGGATTTTCCAACTAACAGTTTAAAGATCATATCAGATGCGAGGATTGAAAAGAAGAGCTTGGGCATTAGCTTTGGTCCAAAAGATGCTTTGTTTCAG GTGTATGAACAAGATGATTCTCTAGCAGCAGTGGCCTGTGGACTCGGTGGAGGTTCACTGGTGAATGCAGGGGTGATGATTCCAACCCCAATGCGTGCAAGAAGGAATTCCAAATGGCCAAAGGAATGGGAAGAAGATAGGGAAATCTGTGAAGCTTCTGCTTCAGCCATGCTGAGAATACAAAGCATTCCTGTCAAATTTCCTATTGCCAAAACCATGGAAGAGATAGCTGAACGAGAGATTGAAGAAAGTTTCCAAAGGCCAATGAAGCTAAGCATGAATTTCAGTCATGAAGAACAACAATTGGATTCAATGAAGCCAAAACAGATGGGCAGCTGTTTAGCCTGTGGAAATTGTCTTTCTGGCTGTCCTTATAATGCCAAAAACTCTACAGACAAAAATTACATCGATCTGGCGGTTCAG GCTGGATGCACTGTCAAAACAGGATGCCAGGTTTGGTTTGTGGTAAAGAACCTAGATGATATTGGCAAAGAAGAAGGAAGAATTAGTAGAAAGACAAGAAGAAGATGGCTTGTATTCTTCAATGAAACTGAATATGTTCCCTCTGATTTTGTGATCCTTTCAG CTGGAGTTTTTGGTACCACTGAGATACTATTCCAATCACAAATGAGAGGACTGAAACTTTCAGAAAGGCTTGGTTCTGGATTTAGCTGTAATGGGAATACTGTTGCTTATGTTGCTGGAAGCCCAGCACCCTTGGGTGCCTATGGACTAGACAGTGAACAATTGTCGAAGATATCTTTTCAGGAACGGCCAGGACCAGCTATATCTTCATCTTACACTTCTTCTTTGGGGTTCACAATCCAG GGTGCGGTGCTTCCAAAGGCTTTTCCATACCTGCTATTCAAAGGGATCACAACATATGGATGGCCACCCGGCTACTGGCTCTTACATGGGATTATTGACAAGATTAAACATATATTAGGTCTAAAGTACAGCCAGGCCATGGTACTTAATGCAATGGGATACGATGAGAGTGATGGAAAAATTACAAtagaaaaggaaacaaataaaatctGCTTTAGTCCACCTCATGATCCTTTACTCCCACGAAAAATTAAGGCATTTCAAAAGCTTACCAGGAAATTAGGGGGAGTCCTCTTTATGTCAAGGTACCGAAGCACATCAGTTCATCTCTTAGGTGGGTGCAATGCATCCTCGCATCCCTCAGATGGGGTTTGCAATCCCAATGGTCAGGTTTTTGATCCAAAGTTTCCTACTTCGGTGCACTCAGGCCTCTATGTTTGTGATGCTTCATTGATTCCATGTTCTGTTGGTGTAAATCCTTGTCTTACAATTGCTACAGCTGCCGAGCATGTTAGTAATCATCTTGTGCAAGATGTTCTAAAATACAAAACCAGAAAAGACATAGAATTTCTGGGTAAAACTGTGGAACGAAAGCCTAGTTTGATTCCCCATTGGAAGTTAGACAGCATCATGGAACCAACTGTTGTGATAAAAGAAACCATGAGAGGGTATGTGGGGGGTATGCCATGCTCAGCCCACCTCAAAATGAAGATGAACTGTTGGAATCAGAATGGATTTAATGAGCCCTGTCAAGTTTTGGGTGAGTCTCATCCACTTCTAAGAGGAAAAGTTGGTGGCTATGTTGTATTTAGATCTGTGGAGAAGGATAAATTACATGTTATAGATGGGGATGTTGATATGTGTGGAGTAGATTATAGAACACCTTACACACAGTATATGTGCTATCGTCTCCTCCTTTCAGGATCTTCTGGTTCAAG ATATATTCTTGAAGGTAGGAAGGTAATGAATCCTTATCTCTTTGCATTATATGCATGGACGGAGTCAATGACAATGCATGTGACATTCAAAAAAGTTGCTAAGAACAGTTCAACAGATCAAATGATGATTTTAAGAGGGGAACTTTGTATTTCAACGACAGAGCTTTTGAAGAGTTTGATAAGCCTGGAAGGAAACAGGAAAGGAAAATTTATCTGTCTCTTCTTACAGAGTCTTTTCAGAACCTATATCACACAAGTACCACGAGGAAATCATGAGGACTTCCCCATGTCTCATCTTTACCAGAGACCTTATCCAGACAGTACACTTCATGATATAAAAACAG GAGATGGATTCATCATCAGTTGCAGACAATGGAAGTGTGGTCAAAATCCATGGGTGCctgaagaagaaaggaaacGAAATCCAGTTCTCCTTGTTAATGGACATTCTACTGAGAGTTACTATCTACCAACAGAACCTAATGATTTGATTAGAACTTTACTAGAAGAAGGGCACGAAACGTGGCTACTGCAAACAAGATTACACCCATTAAATCCTTCAAACAACTTCACGATTGAAGATATTGGAAGATTTGATATCCCTGCTG CTATTGGTAAGATCCTTGAGTTACACGGGCTGTCTGCAAAGATACATTTAGTTGCTCATTGTGTTGGAGGCTTAGCCATTCACATTGCTCTAATGGGCGGCCATGTAACTGCAAACCATTTAGCTTCCCTATCTTGCACCAACTCCTCAATGTTCTTCAAGCTTACTGTTTCATCTAGAGTGAAAATGTATCTTCCTCTCATCCCT ATATCAATGATGATACTGGGCAAGAACAAAATCCTACCTATCTTTAAAACAATGAAGGCCACTCCAAGGCAACAGCTCCTGAAATCCATTGCCCAGTTTATCCCACGGTGTGAGAGATGTACTTGTGATGAATGTGAGGTATTTTCTGGAATATTTGGAAATACATTCTGGCATGAAAATGTAAGCCCCAGCATGCACCACTGGTTAAACAAAGTAAGTTTACCAAGGCTTCCCATGGCAGCTTTTCCTCACCTCAGAAAAATCTGCAACAATGGTTTTATCATGGACAGCAATGGGAAAAACTCATATTTGACACATCCTGAGAGAATGGCGCTCCCAACGCTTTATATTTCTGGTGGAAAGAGCCTGCTTGTGACTCCTCAGACCTCTTTTCTTGCGAACAAGTACATGATGTTGCACCAGCCTGGCTTTAGACATGAAAGGGTGGTTGTAGAAGGCTTTGGACATTCAGACCTATTGATTGGAGAAGAGTCTTACAAGAAagtttttcctcacattttatCTCATATGAGATTAGCTGAAGATGGAAGAAGAAATGGTGGAGTCAGTGCTGAAGGTCTGAAGTGCAGTAAAGAGGCTTTGGATTGGGGTGATGATCCATCATATGAGGCCGGATGTGAGGGGTTTTGGACTTGGGTTTCTCCTTCAGTTAATGTTTGGTTGTTTCTGGCCTTGACAGTATTGCtactttcattttatatataa